In a single window of the Blattabacterium cuenoti genome:
- a CDS encoding aminotransferase class V-fold PLP-dependent enzyme — protein MFSEKEIQKIRSQFPILKKKIYSNPLVYVDNAATTQKPIEVIQASQNYYYTMNSNVHRGLHYLSHKATLHVENVRKKIQKFINAKHSSEIIFTKGTTESINLVASSMDAFIKKGDEIIISQIEHHSNIVPWQILCKKKGAILKIIPIYENGFLKLKDFEFLISKKTKIVSISHISNVLGIINPVKNIIDKSHEYGAIVLIDGAQVPSNLDLDVQDLNVDFYVFSAHKMYGPTGIGILYGKNQILNKLDPYQFGGEMIKNVSFNKTTYSDLPFKFEAGTPNIEGIIVWGYAIDFIKKIGVSNIQSYKKKLLMYAIQRLSSIDGIQLYGETKDLSKRSGIISFNLNQLHCFDVGSVLDRLGIAVRTGHLCAQPLMNFFKVSGMIRVSFSVYNTFKEIDYLFEGILKAKKILLN, from the coding sequence ATGTTTTCAGAAAAAGAAATACAAAAAATAAGAAGTCAATTTCCTATCTTGAAAAAAAAAATATATTCCAATCCTTTAGTTTATGTGGATAATGCAGCAACTACTCAGAAACCTATAGAGGTTATTCAAGCATCCCAAAACTATTACTATACTATGAATTCAAATGTTCATAGAGGATTACATTACCTTAGTCATAAAGCTACTCTACATGTAGAAAATGTAAGAAAAAAAATTCAAAAATTTATTAATGCAAAACATTCTTCTGAAATTATATTTACAAAAGGAACTACGGAATCGATTAATTTGGTAGCTTCTAGTATGGACGCTTTTATAAAAAAAGGAGATGAAATTATTATTTCTCAGATAGAACATCACTCAAACATAGTTCCATGGCAGATTCTATGTAAAAAAAAAGGAGCTATTTTAAAAATAATACCCATTTACGAAAATGGTTTTTTGAAATTAAAAGATTTTGAATTTTTAATTTCAAAAAAAACAAAAATAGTATCTATCAGCCATATATCTAATGTTTTAGGTATTATTAATCCTGTTAAAAACATTATTGACAAATCTCATGAGTATGGAGCTATAGTTCTAATTGATGGAGCTCAAGTTCCTTCTAATTTAGATTTAGATGTACAAGATTTAAATGTAGATTTTTATGTTTTTTCTGCGCATAAGATGTATGGCCCTACTGGAATTGGTATATTATATGGAAAAAATCAAATATTAAATAAATTAGATCCTTATCAATTTGGAGGCGAAATGATTAAAAATGTAAGTTTTAATAAAACAACTTATTCAGATTTACCATTTAAATTTGAAGCAGGAACACCAAATATAGAAGGAATTATTGTATGGGGATATGCTATAGATTTTATAAAAAAAATAGGAGTATCAAATATTCAATCTTACAAAAAAAAACTTTTAATGTATGCTATTCAACGTTTAAGTTCAATAGATGGAATTCAATTATATGGAGAGACCAAAGATCTTTCAAAAAGATCTGGTATTATTTCATTTAACTTAAATCAGTTACATTGTTTTGATGTAGGTAGCGTTTTAGATCGTTTAGGAATTGCGGTAAGAACAGGACATTTATGCGCACAACCTCTTATGAATTTTTTTAAAGTTTCAGGAATGATTCGTGTTAGTTTTTCTGTATATAATACTTTTAAAGAAATAGATTATTTATTTGAAGGAATCTTAAAAGCAAAAAAAATATTATTAAATTAA